A part of Chlorocebus sabaeus isolate Y175 chromosome 4, mChlSab1.0.hap1, whole genome shotgun sequence genomic DNA contains:
- the TRAPPC13 gene encoding trafficking protein particle complex subunit 13 isoform X4: MEVNPPKQEHLLALKVMRLTKPTLFTNIPVTCEEKDLPGDLFNQLMRDDPSTVNGAEVLMLGEMLTLPQNFGNIFLGETFSSYISVHNDSNQVVKDILVKADLQTSSQRLNLSASNAAVAELKPDCCIDDVIHHEVKEIGTHILVCAVSYTTQAGEKMYFRKFFKFQVLKPLDVKTKFYNAETDEVFLEAQIQNMTTSPMFMEKVSLEPSIMYNVTELNSVTQAGECVSTFGSRAYLQPMDTRQYLYCLKPKKEFAEKAGIIKGVTVIGKLDIVWKTNLGERGRLQTSQLQRMAPGYGDVRLSLEAIPDTVNLEEPFHITCKITNCSERTMDLVLEMCNTNSIHWCGISGRQLGKLHPSSSLSLALTLLSSVQGLQSISGLRLTDTFLKRTYEYDDIAQVCVVSSAIKVES, encoded by the exons TGATGCGGCTGACTAAGCCTACTTTATTCACCAATATCCCAGTAACATGTGAAGAGAAAGACTTACCTG GAGATCTCTTTAACCAACTGATGAGAGATGATCCTTCAACTGTTAATGGTGCAGAAGTTTTAATGTTGGGAGAAATGCTGACTTTACCACAAAATTTTGG GAATATATTTTTGGGAGAGACCTTTTCCAGTTATATCAGCGTTCATAATGATAGCAATCAAGTTGTAAAAGACATATTGGTAAAA GCTGATCTTCAGACAAGTTCTCAGCGTTTAAATCTTTCAGCCTCCAATGCTGCAGTGGCTGAACTTAAACCGGATTGTTGTATTGATGATGTCATACATCATGAAGTCAAGGAAATTGGAACGCACAT CTTGGTGTGTGCTGTGAGTTACACAACTCAGGCtggagaaaaaatgtattttagaaaattcttCAAATTTCAG GTTCTCAAACCATTGGATGTGAAAACCAAATTTTACAATGCAGAG ACTGATGAAGTATTTCTGGAAGCCCAGATTCAGAATATGACAACCTCACCTATGTTTATGGAGAAAGTTTCATTGGAGCCATCTATTATGTACAATGTAACAGAATTAAATtcagtcacccaagctggagaatG TGTGTCTACATTTGGGTCAAGAGCATATTTGCAACCAATGGATACACGCCAGTACTTATACTGCCTAAAGCCAAAGAAGGAATTCGCAGAAAAAGCAGGCATCATTAAGGGAGTAACAGTGATTGGAAAATTGGATATAGTATGGAAAACAAATCTAGGTGAAAGGGGAAGGTTACAGACCAGCCAACTTCAAAGAATG GCTCCAGGTTATGGAGACGTTAGGTTGTCTTTGGAGGCAATACCAGATACCGTAAACCTTGAAGAACCTTTTCATATTACCTGTAAAATAACAAACTGCAG TGAAAGGACTATGGATCTGGTTTTGGAAATGTGCAATACCAATTCCATCCACTGGTGTGGAATTTCAGGAAGACAGCTGGGAAAGCTGCATCCAAGTTCTTCGCTCTCTCTTGCCCTTACTCTGCTTTCTTCAGTACAGGGACTGCAA AGCATCTCTGGCTTAAGACTAACAGACACATTCTTAAAGAGAACATATGAATATGATGACATCGCACAAGTCTGTGTGGTATCTTCTGCCATTAAAGTGGAAAGCTGA
- the TRAPPC13 gene encoding trafficking protein particle complex subunit 13 isoform X2, with translation MEVNPPKQEHLLALKVMRLTKPTLFTNIPVTCEEKDLPGDLFNQLMRDDPSTVNGAEVLMLGEMLTLPQNFGNIFLGETFSSYISVHNDSNQVVKDILVKADLQTSSQRLNLSASNAAVAELKPDCCIDDVIHHEVKEIGTHILVCAVSYTTQAGEKMYFRKFFKFQVLKPLDVKTKFYNAESDLSSVTDEVFLEAQIQNMTTSPMFMEKVSLEPSIMYNVTELNSVTQAGECVSTFGSRAYLQPMDTRQYLYCLKPKKEFAEKAGIIKGVTVIGKLDIVWKTNLGERGRLQTSQLQRMAPGYGDVRLSLEAIPDTVNLEEPFHITCKITNCSERTMDLVLEMCNTNSIHWCGISGRQLGKLHPSSSLSLALTLLSSVQGLQSISGLRLTDTFLKRTYEYDDIAQVCVVSSAIKVES, from the exons TGATGCGGCTGACTAAGCCTACTTTATTCACCAATATCCCAGTAACATGTGAAGAGAAAGACTTACCTG GAGATCTCTTTAACCAACTGATGAGAGATGATCCTTCAACTGTTAATGGTGCAGAAGTTTTAATGTTGGGAGAAATGCTGACTTTACCACAAAATTTTGG GAATATATTTTTGGGAGAGACCTTTTCCAGTTATATCAGCGTTCATAATGATAGCAATCAAGTTGTAAAAGACATATTGGTAAAA GCTGATCTTCAGACAAGTTCTCAGCGTTTAAATCTTTCAGCCTCCAATGCTGCAGTGGCTGAACTTAAACCGGATTGTTGTATTGATGATGTCATACATCATGAAGTCAAGGAAATTGGAACGCACAT CTTGGTGTGTGCTGTGAGTTACACAACTCAGGCtggagaaaaaatgtattttagaaaattcttCAAATTTCAG GTTCTCAAACCATTGGATGTGAAAACCAAATTTTACAATGCAGAG agTGACCTCAGTTCTGtg ACTGATGAAGTATTTCTGGAAGCCCAGATTCAGAATATGACAACCTCACCTATGTTTATGGAGAAAGTTTCATTGGAGCCATCTATTATGTACAATGTAACAGAATTAAATtcagtcacccaagctggagaatG TGTGTCTACATTTGGGTCAAGAGCATATTTGCAACCAATGGATACACGCCAGTACTTATACTGCCTAAAGCCAAAGAAGGAATTCGCAGAAAAAGCAGGCATCATTAAGGGAGTAACAGTGATTGGAAAATTGGATATAGTATGGAAAACAAATCTAGGTGAAAGGGGAAGGTTACAGACCAGCCAACTTCAAAGAATG GCTCCAGGTTATGGAGACGTTAGGTTGTCTTTGGAGGCAATACCAGATACCGTAAACCTTGAAGAACCTTTTCATATTACCTGTAAAATAACAAACTGCAG TGAAAGGACTATGGATCTGGTTTTGGAAATGTGCAATACCAATTCCATCCACTGGTGTGGAATTTCAGGAAGACAGCTGGGAAAGCTGCATCCAAGTTCTTCGCTCTCTCTTGCCCTTACTCTGCTTTCTTCAGTACAGGGACTGCAA AGCATCTCTGGCTTAAGACTAACAGACACATTCTTAAAGAGAACATATGAATATGATGACATCGCACAAGTCTGTGTGGTATCTTCTGCCATTAAAGTGGAAAGCTGA
- the TRAPPC13 gene encoding trafficking protein particle complex subunit 13 isoform X1, translated as MEVNPPKQEHLLALKVMRLTKPTLFTNIPVTCEEKDLPGDLFNQLMRDDPSTVNGAEVLMLGEMLTLPQNFGNIFLGETFSSYISVHNDSNQVVKDILVKADLQTSSQRLNLSASNAAVAELKPDCCIDDVIHHEVKEIGTHILVCAVSYTTQAGEKMYFRKFFKFQVLKPLDVKTKFYNAESDLSSVTDEVFLEAQIQNMTTSPMFMEKVSLEPSIMYNVTELNSVTQAGECVSTFGSRAYLQPMDTRQYLYCLKPKKEFAEKAGIIKGVTVIGKLDIVWKTNLGERGRLQTSQLQRMAPGYGDVRLSLEAIPDTVNLEEPFHITCKITNCSSERTMDLVLEMCNTNSIHWCGISGRQLGKLHPSSSLSLALTLLSSVQGLQSISGLRLTDTFLKRTYEYDDIAQVCVVSSAIKVES; from the exons TGATGCGGCTGACTAAGCCTACTTTATTCACCAATATCCCAGTAACATGTGAAGAGAAAGACTTACCTG GAGATCTCTTTAACCAACTGATGAGAGATGATCCTTCAACTGTTAATGGTGCAGAAGTTTTAATGTTGGGAGAAATGCTGACTTTACCACAAAATTTTGG GAATATATTTTTGGGAGAGACCTTTTCCAGTTATATCAGCGTTCATAATGATAGCAATCAAGTTGTAAAAGACATATTGGTAAAA GCTGATCTTCAGACAAGTTCTCAGCGTTTAAATCTTTCAGCCTCCAATGCTGCAGTGGCTGAACTTAAACCGGATTGTTGTATTGATGATGTCATACATCATGAAGTCAAGGAAATTGGAACGCACAT CTTGGTGTGTGCTGTGAGTTACACAACTCAGGCtggagaaaaaatgtattttagaaaattcttCAAATTTCAG GTTCTCAAACCATTGGATGTGAAAACCAAATTTTACAATGCAGAG agTGACCTCAGTTCTGtg ACTGATGAAGTATTTCTGGAAGCCCAGATTCAGAATATGACAACCTCACCTATGTTTATGGAGAAAGTTTCATTGGAGCCATCTATTATGTACAATGTAACAGAATTAAATtcagtcacccaagctggagaatG TGTGTCTACATTTGGGTCAAGAGCATATTTGCAACCAATGGATACACGCCAGTACTTATACTGCCTAAAGCCAAAGAAGGAATTCGCAGAAAAAGCAGGCATCATTAAGGGAGTAACAGTGATTGGAAAATTGGATATAGTATGGAAAACAAATCTAGGTGAAAGGGGAAGGTTACAGACCAGCCAACTTCAAAGAATG GCTCCAGGTTATGGAGACGTTAGGTTGTCTTTGGAGGCAATACCAGATACCGTAAACCTTGAAGAACCTTTTCATATTACCTGTAAAATAACAAACTGCAG CAGTGAAAGGACTATGGATCTGGTTTTGGAAATGTGCAATACCAATTCCATCCACTGGTGTGGAATTTCAGGAAGACAGCTGGGAAAGCTGCATCCAAGTTCTTCGCTCTCTCTTGCCCTTACTCTGCTTTCTTCAGTACAGGGACTGCAA AGCATCTCTGGCTTAAGACTAACAGACACATTCTTAAAGAGAACATATGAATATGATGACATCGCACAAGTCTGTGTGGTATCTTCTGCCATTAAAGTGGAAAGCTGA
- the TRAPPC13 gene encoding trafficking protein particle complex subunit 13 isoform X3: protein MEVNPPKQEHLLALKVMRLTKPTLFTNIPVTCEEKDLPGDLFNQLMRDDPSTVNGAEVLMLGEMLTLPQNFGNIFLGETFSSYISVHNDSNQVVKDILVKADLQTSSQRLNLSASNAAVAELKPDCCIDDVIHHEVKEIGTHILVCAVSYTTQAGEKMYFRKFFKFQVLKPLDVKTKFYNAETDEVFLEAQIQNMTTSPMFMEKVSLEPSIMYNVTELNSVTQAGECVSTFGSRAYLQPMDTRQYLYCLKPKKEFAEKAGIIKGVTVIGKLDIVWKTNLGERGRLQTSQLQRMAPGYGDVRLSLEAIPDTVNLEEPFHITCKITNCSSERTMDLVLEMCNTNSIHWCGISGRQLGKLHPSSSLSLALTLLSSVQGLQSISGLRLTDTFLKRTYEYDDIAQVCVVSSAIKVES, encoded by the exons TGATGCGGCTGACTAAGCCTACTTTATTCACCAATATCCCAGTAACATGTGAAGAGAAAGACTTACCTG GAGATCTCTTTAACCAACTGATGAGAGATGATCCTTCAACTGTTAATGGTGCAGAAGTTTTAATGTTGGGAGAAATGCTGACTTTACCACAAAATTTTGG GAATATATTTTTGGGAGAGACCTTTTCCAGTTATATCAGCGTTCATAATGATAGCAATCAAGTTGTAAAAGACATATTGGTAAAA GCTGATCTTCAGACAAGTTCTCAGCGTTTAAATCTTTCAGCCTCCAATGCTGCAGTGGCTGAACTTAAACCGGATTGTTGTATTGATGATGTCATACATCATGAAGTCAAGGAAATTGGAACGCACAT CTTGGTGTGTGCTGTGAGTTACACAACTCAGGCtggagaaaaaatgtattttagaaaattcttCAAATTTCAG GTTCTCAAACCATTGGATGTGAAAACCAAATTTTACAATGCAGAG ACTGATGAAGTATTTCTGGAAGCCCAGATTCAGAATATGACAACCTCACCTATGTTTATGGAGAAAGTTTCATTGGAGCCATCTATTATGTACAATGTAACAGAATTAAATtcagtcacccaagctggagaatG TGTGTCTACATTTGGGTCAAGAGCATATTTGCAACCAATGGATACACGCCAGTACTTATACTGCCTAAAGCCAAAGAAGGAATTCGCAGAAAAAGCAGGCATCATTAAGGGAGTAACAGTGATTGGAAAATTGGATATAGTATGGAAAACAAATCTAGGTGAAAGGGGAAGGTTACAGACCAGCCAACTTCAAAGAATG GCTCCAGGTTATGGAGACGTTAGGTTGTCTTTGGAGGCAATACCAGATACCGTAAACCTTGAAGAACCTTTTCATATTACCTGTAAAATAACAAACTGCAG CAGTGAAAGGACTATGGATCTGGTTTTGGAAATGTGCAATACCAATTCCATCCACTGGTGTGGAATTTCAGGAAGACAGCTGGGAAAGCTGCATCCAAGTTCTTCGCTCTCTCTTGCCCTTACTCTGCTTTCTTCAGTACAGGGACTGCAA AGCATCTCTGGCTTAAGACTAACAGACACATTCTTAAAGAGAACATATGAATATGATGACATCGCACAAGTCTGTGTGGTATCTTCTGCCATTAAAGTGGAAAGCTGA